TGAGCCCCGGCTCGGGCGTCAGGAACGGCGGCAGGTCGCAGGAGAGCGTCGGATCGACCATCAGCGCCACCCGCCGCTGCGCGATGGCGCCGATCTCGGACAGCGCGAGCGCGATCATGTCGGCGGCGAAGCCCACGGGCTCGGCGTGGAAGTTGCCGCCCGAGACGATGCCGTCCGACAGCACCAGCGGATTGTCGGTCGCGGCATTGGCCTCGATCTTCAGCGTGCGAGCCGCCATGCGCAGCACGTCCATCGCGGCGCCCGTAACCTGCGGCTGGCAGCGGATGCAATAGGGGTCCTGCACCCGCACGTCGCCCTGCCGGTGACTCTCGCGGATCTCCGAGCCGTCGAGCAGGGCGCGCATGAAGGCGGCTGCCTCGATCTGCCCGGCGTGGCCGCGCAGCGCGTGGATCTCGGCGCGCAGCGGGGCGGTGGAGCCCATGATCGCGTCGGTGGACATGGCCGAGATCACCAGCGCCGCCTGCGCCGCGCGCCAGCCGTCGAAGATGCCGGCGAGGGCATAGGCGGTCGAGAACTGGGTGCCGTTGATCAGCGCCAGCCCCTCCTTCGGGCCGAGGGTGACGGGGGTCAGGCCCGCCTCGGCCAGGGCCGCAGAGGCCGGCAGGACGCGGCCGCCCATCTCGGCCTCGCCTTCGCCGATCATCGCTGCGGCCATATGCGCAAGCGGCGCCAGATCGCCGCTGGCGCCGACGGAACCCTGAGCGGGCACAACAGGCGTCACGCCGCGCTCCAGCATCGCCTCGAGCAGCGCCACGATCTCCCACCGCA
This portion of the Rhodobacter sp. CZR27 genome encodes:
- the hutH gene encoding histidine ammonia-lyase, whose amino-acid sequence is MEVLAPGHATLAQLEAIWREGRAARLDPGARPTVEAAAARIAEAAAGEAPVYGVNTGFGKLASLKIAASDTARLQRNLILSHCCGVGEPMPTATARLMMALKLLSLGRGASGVRWEIVALLEAMLERGVTPVVPAQGSVGASGDLAPLAHMAAAMIGEGEAEMGGRVLPASAALAEAGLTPVTLGPKEGLALINGTQFSTAYALAGIFDGWRAAQAALVISAMSTDAIMGSTAPLRAEIHALRGHAGQIEAAAFMRALLDGSEIRESHRQGDVRVQDPYCIRCQPQVTGAAMDVLRMAARTLKIEANAATDNPLVLSDGIVSGGNFHAEPVGFAADMIALALSEIGAIAQRRVALMVDPTLSCDLPPFLTPEPGLNSGLMIAEVTTAALMSENKHMAAPTVTDSTPTSANQEDHVSMAAHGARRLGRMTENLAVILGVEAVCAAQGIDFRAPLRTSAPLRQVLATLRAEVPRIEADRILAPDLATAARLVASGGLAAAAELALPTL